The sequence AGTTGAAGGATAGCGTGCTAATGCAGGAATACGCCGCAGAAATGGGGCGGGACTGTACTTTAATAAAAACTAAACTATTTTTAGATATAATTTATTTTAAAAAAATATTAGTTAAAAATAAAATTGACTGTTATTTGACAAATTAATGTTCTATTAATACTATCTTTTACATGGTTTTTTTATAATTGCTCTAAATTCTAATGAAATTTTAATGTTTCACTAATGCTCCTCTAATTTTATTATACTATCCTATATATAAAGAAGAAAATAATTAATTGGAGGAATAAATATGAATATCACTCTTGAACAAATTGACATATTAAGAAAAAGGGCTAATGTAAGTTACAAAGAAGCCAAAGACGCATTGGAAAAGAATAACGGCAATATGGTTGAAGCTCTAACGTATCTTGAAGAGCAAAATAGAATCAAACCTGAAGGCATAAAAATCGGAGATTCTTCTTTTATCAACAGTATTAAAGAAGTCATACAAAAACTGAACAAAATCAAATTCGTTGTATCAAAGGATGAAAAAACAGTATTAAACATTTCTTCTCTTTTAGCAATATTGATAGGAATTTTTACCTTCCCCGTGTCCTTAATAATATTAATATTAATTATTATCACCCATCATAAAATACGTCTTGAAAAAGGCGATAATAAGGAATGGGGGATAAACAGCAAGATTGATAAAGTTAGTAACACTGTTAGTTCCACTACAGATAAAGTTATAAAAGAATTTAAAGAACTATAATAAGGATATAAACCTGCTGAATAAATATTCAGTGGGTTTATTTGTATGGTTTTAATATCACAAAAAAGTTATAATAGAATAGTAAAGAGAATCGTTTCTTGAGGAGAGGAATAGCATGGCAAAAAAAAGGATATTTATTATAGAAGATGAAATAAAAATCAGCAGATTT is a genomic window of Acidilutibacter cellobiosedens containing:
- a CDS encoding DUF4342 domain-containing protein, with amino-acid sequence MNITLEQIDILRKRANVSYKEAKDALEKNNGNMVEALTYLEEQNRIKPEGIKIGDSSFINSIKEVIQKLNKIKFVVSKDEKTVLNISSLLAILIGIFTFPVSLIILILIIITHHKIRLEKGDNKEWGINSKIDKVSNTVSSTTDKVIKEFKEL